From the Cryptomeria japonica chromosome 2, Sugi_1.0, whole genome shotgun sequence genome, one window contains:
- the LOC131070758 gene encoding transcription factor MYB8 produces the protein MGRAPCCDNGDRNKGAWTTEEDERLIQYIQAHGEGCWRSLPKAAGLLRCGKSCRLRWINYLRPDLKRGNFSEDEEDLIFKLHALLGNKWSLIAGRLPGRTDNEIKNYWNSHLKRKLLSRGVDPKTHRPFYKTITHNQKSDILTQAKSEIDHEKCSGETVDEVLQSSEGDHCEQAITSDSHTHTHNQTQTQTQAQNHRELLNLNLELSITSPSICSTARDETVHSHQGCHGRLSSGKDEINGLNSVGCYVDFPRTMLLLR, from the exons ATGGGAAGAGCTCCATGTTGTGACAATGGTGACAGGAACAAAGGAGCCTGGACTACAGAAGAAGATGAAAGGCTTATCCAATACATTCAAGCCCACGGAGAAGGCTGCTGGAGGTCACTTCCTAAGGCTGCAG GTCTGCTTCGTTGTGGCAAGAGTTGCAGGCTAAGATGGATAAATTATCTGCGCCCTGACCTCAAGCGGGGTAATTTCTCTGAAGATGAAGAGGATCTCATCTTCAAATTACACGCCCTTCTTGGAAACAA GTGGTCTCTGATAGCCGGTCGACTACCCGGACGAACCGACAACGAGATAAAAAACTACTGGAACTCACATCTGAAAAGAAAACTGCTTAGTAGGGGCGTCGACCCGAAGACCCATCGACCATTTTACAAAACCATCACCCACAATCAGAAATCGGACATTCTTACACAGGCCAAATCAGAAATCGACCATGAAAAATGCTCAGGAGAGACAGTCGACGAGGTACTCCAATCTTCGGAAGGCGACCATTGTGAGCAAGCAATTACAAGCGATTCCCACACCCACACCCACAATcagactcaaactcaaactcaagcTCAGAATCACAGAGAGCTTCTGAATCTGAATCTGGAATTGTCGATAACTTCTCCATCGATTTGTTCAACGGCTCGCGACGAAACAGTCCATTCTCACCAAGGCTGTCATGGCCGGCTTTCGTCTGGCAAGGATGAAATAAACGGCCTAAATTCTGTCGGCTGCTACGTAGATTTCCCCCGTACAATGCTCTTGTTAAGATAG